Below is a genomic region from Marinobacter salarius.
TATGGGCCGCGGGCAGGAGCAGTTGGTTATTCGCGGTATGGGCTGGCTGGGTAATGGCGAGCAGGGGCTCGAGCAGATCCGTCAGGTGCCCGTTAAAACCAGTGATGGCATTACAGTGACAGTGAACGATGTCGCCGAGGTAGCGCTGGGCACTGAAATTCGCCAGGGTGCGGTAACCATGACCCGGAAGGATGAAGCCGGTCAGGTTGAACAACTGGGTGAAGTGGTTTCTGGCATTGTACTCAAACGAATGGGGGCCAACACAAAAGCCACCATCGACGGCATCGAGGCCCGCATTGATCGCATAAATCAGGCGCTTCCGAGTGGGGTTCGTTTTGAGCCCTATTACAACCAGGCGGATCTGGTGACCAAGGCCGTAGAGACGGTGACCAATGCGCTTTTGTTGGCTTTTGTGTTTATTGCGATTGTGCTTGCCCTGTTCCTGATGAATCTGCGGGCAACAACGCTGGTGCTGCTTTCAATACCGATTTCCATCGGTATTGCACTGATGATCATGGCCTGGTTCGGTCTCTCGGCCAACCTGATGTCTCTGGGCGGTATTGCTGTGGCAATTGGCATGCTGGTGGATGGCTCTGTTGTCATGGTTGAGAACATGTTCAAGCATCTGACCCATCCCGATGCTGAGCATGACGCCCACCGGAATGAGTTGGCTGAAGGCGACCCCGATCCGCTGGATGCATCGCACGATGATCGTGGCATTGCACTTCGACTGCAGGAAGCGGGCCGGGAAGTGGCGCGGCCGATCTTTTTCGCGACGGCGATTATCCTGGTCGTTTTCATGCCTCTGTTCAGCTTTGAAGGTGTGGAAGCCAAGCTTTTCCAGCCAATGGCGATCAGCATCATGCTGGCCATTGTGTCCGCTGTGATCGTCGCTCTGGTGGTTGTACCCGCGCTGGCGTCATACATGTTCCGTAAGGGTATCCGGGAGCGGGAAAGCTTCATTCTAAAACCCCTGGAAAAGCTCTATCGCATGGGGCTTGCCTGGTCACTGAAGCATAGCCGCGTGGTTGTTGGCGCGTCGGCTGTTCTTGTTGTGCTGGCGGCGCTGATTGTGCCACGACTCGGTACTGAGTTCGTGCCTGAACTGGAAGAGGGAACGATCAACCTCCGGGTGACTCTGGCTCCCTCATCAAGCCTCGATACGGCGCTTGAAGTGGCGCCAAAACTGGAGGCCATGCTGATGGAGTTTCCAGAGGTGACTTACGCTCTGTCCCGGGCGGGGCGGGCGGAAATAGGCGGCGATCCGGAGCCCGTGAACAACATCGAGATCTATATCGGCCTTAAGCCAACAGCCGAGTGGACCAGCGCCAGTAATCGCTATGCATTGCAGGCCCTGTTTGAGGAGAAGCTCGAACAGCACCCGGGGCTACTGTTTAACTTTTCTCAGCCTATCGCGACCCGGGTTGATGAATTGTTGTCAGGTGTTCGTGCGCAGTTGGCCATCAAACTTTTTGGCCCGGATCTCGACGTACTGGCGGAGAAAGGTCAGCAGATTGAAGCGGCGGTCCGAACAGTTCAGGGAACACGGGATGTGGCCATGGAGCAGATTGCCGGTGAAGCGCAGTTGGCGGTTCAGCCTGATCGTCAGGCACTCTCCCGGTACGGACTCGCCGTGTCTGATGTGATGAGCGTCGTCCGGGACGGACTGGGTGGTGCCGCTGCGGGCCAGATCATCAACGGCAACGAGCGGTATGATATCTATGTGCGTTTGGCCAAACGTTTCCGGGAAGACCGGGATGCTATTGCCGATCTCAGGTTA
It encodes:
- a CDS encoding efflux RND transporter permease subunit; protein product: MFNRVVDWAVQNRLLVLIALAVLIATAAFQIPKLNLDAFPDVTNVQVAVNTEAPGLAAEEVEQLITYPIEAVMYALPDVEEVRSISKTGLSGVTVVFKEGTDIYFARQLVFERLQAARELIPDGVGVPEMGPNTSGLGQVYQYLLIADPDSGYDAMELRSLHDWLVKLLLIPAEGVTEILSFGGEVRQYQVNLNPARMLSYDLSQNDVMEALENNNSNVGGWYMGRGQEQLVIRGMGWLGNGEQGLEQIRQVPVKTSDGITVTVNDVAEVALGTEIRQGAVTMTRKDEAGQVEQLGEVVSGIVLKRMGANTKATIDGIEARIDRINQALPSGVRFEPYYNQADLVTKAVETVTNALLLAFVFIAIVLALFLMNLRATTLVLLSIPISIGIALMIMAWFGLSANLMSLGGIAVAIGMLVDGSVVMVENMFKHLTHPDAEHDAHRNELAEGDPDPLDASHDDRGIALRLQEAGREVARPIFFATAIILVVFMPLFSFEGVEAKLFQPMAISIMLAIVSAVIVALVVVPALASYMFRKGIRERESFILKPLEKLYRMGLAWSLKHSRVVVGASAVLVVLAALIVPRLGTEFVPELEEGTINLRVTLAPSSSLDTALEVAPKLEAMLMEFPEVTYALSRAGRAEIGGDPEPVNNIEIYIGLKPTAEWTSASNRYALQALFEEKLEQHPGLLFNFSQPIATRVDELLSGVRAQLAIKLFGPDLDVLAEKGQQIEAAVRTVQGTRDVAMEQIAGEAQLAVQPDRQALSRYGLAVSDVMSVVRDGLGGAAAGQIINGNERYDIYVRLAKRFREDRDAIADLRLQAPSGAWVRLGDVADVSIESGPPQVRRDDVQRRVVIQSNVQGRDMGSVVADIQDTIASDVNLPPGYSVDIGGQFENQQRAQKRLTIVVPVSLGLIALLLYFAFSSVGQALLILVNVPLAVIGGVFSLWISGQYLSVPSSVGFITLFGVAVLNGVVMVESINQRIQDGLNVDTAVFEGAVSRLRPVLMTAITSALGLIPMLLSTGVGAEIQKPLASVIVGGLITATFLTLFVLPVLFGRFSRAKVGDIQR